The Saprospiraceae bacterium genome includes the window CTTTTCCTTTTTTGGATTAGTCCGACTGCTAGTGGTATGATAAAACTGGATAAAATGGCTGCCATTGATGATAAATGTCGGCAATTTCGAGCGGCTTTACTCCAGCAGTCCAGTGCCTTTTCGGGGCTAGCCTACCAATTGTACCAAAGTTTACTATGGCCCATTCGGGATTCGATTGAAAACAAGTCGCTGGTGATCATACCCGATGGCGTTTTGGGATATGTGCCCTTCGAAACTTTGCTGAGCCAGGAAAGTGGAACGGACCTCGATTGGAGAGCCGCTCCATTGGTATTATTCCAGCACAAAATCCGATATTTTTTTTCTGCCCAAGTGGCACTATTAGCCCAAAAAATTACCCGGCGGCAGGCCAAAAACAATATACTGGGCATTTCGCCCGGATTCACCAACCCGCTTCCTTTTGCTGCCCCAACAGTCAATGGAAATAAAGCGATAGTTGAAGTTTTTCCACCTTTGAATGGCGCCTTAGCTGAGCTTGGTGCCCTAAAAGAAAAATTCCAGGGTCAGTTTTTATTTGGTAAACAGGCTACCAAGCAGGCTTTTTTGGCGGAAGCAGCCAACTATAAAGTATTACACATTGCCACCCACACCCTGGTAGATGACATGCATCCCAACGCATCAGGGTTCGTTTTTTCATCGCCTGATGATGATTCCCTCTATAGTTTTTTATTTGCATACGAATTATTTAACCAAGCGCTCCTGGCAGAGCTAGTTACTTTAAGTGCTTGCAATACGGGGTTTGGTCAAATCCAAAAAGGAGAAGGAATCGCTAGCCTGGGCCGCGCCTTTGCCTTTGCAGGCTGCTCGAATTTGGTTGTGACCTTATGGCAGATCAAAGATCAAACGACGCCGGTCATTATAAATCAGTTTTATGAAAATTTGAGTAAGGGAATGGGGAAAGACCTAGCCTTGTATGCAGCGAAAGTACATTTTTTGGAGACCTACAATCCCTTGTTTTTGCATCCATATTATTGGGGAGGGATGATTTATGTAGGTGATAGGGCTAGTTTATCCCTCCAAACCAAAAAGGCCTTCTCCGCTATGTATTGGTGGCCAGCCATAGTGCTCGTTTTGTCCTTTTTCGGGGTGCTGTTTTGGCGAAGAAAAAATTTATAATTCATTCAAAAGACTAGCCGCCTTGTGTTGATAATAGCTGCTGTTTTGCAAGGCCCTTAGCGGGGATTCTGCCTTGTCATTTGTGCCCGACTTGATATAAGCCAAGGCTAAATACCATTGGATGTTTTCTAAGTATTTGCTGTCTTTAACTTCCAAAGCCAACTTTTCTAAGATAGCTATTGCCGCATCATGCTGGTCAGCGGACAATAAAGAAAGGCTATAATAGAAGCGAATGGGAACTTGTTCCATTTGTTCTGTCGGAAGCGATTCGAATAGTTGATTGGCTTGTTCGAAGGCGCCTTCTTCGTATTTTTTGAGTGCCGATTCGACCTTAGAAGCAGTTTGCTCATAGGCAGTAGGGCCCCGATCAATGCCCGTCTGAGGAATAGCGACAGCAAGAGGCTCAAAATAATTGCCGAACAAATCAGCGCTTGGAGCAGCAATAGGCGGGGAGAGTAGCCAATTACCTGCTACGACAAGGATGGAGACCGAGGCTGCGACGCTCAATAGCAAAGGCAGAAGCCGCTTGACTTTGCCTTTCCTTGTAGAGGTCTGCAAGTCTATTTTTTTATCTATTTCTTGCAAGATGGAATGTGCGGAGACTCCCTTGGGAAGGTAGGAATAACCGTTTAGGGCGCTTTGGGTAAATTGGTCAAATGATTTATCCGTTTTTTTTTCACGGAGGGTATGAAGAAACTTTTTTCGATCCATGGGGTTGGTTAATTTGTTTAGTTGGCCAATTGAATTTTTAAATTTCTTTTACCATTTTGAATATGGCTTTTGATTTCATTAATCGTAAAGGAAGTAAGTATTTCTATTTCTTTATATGATTTCTTCTCGAAAAAAAAGAGCACAATGCACTGTCGTTGATCTTCTTTTAACCTGTTTATCGCATCGCTAATGGCTTCCAGGCGATCCTCCTCTATATTATGATCCGCTTCTGCGGAAAATTCCATAAAATTTTCGGCATTAATTTCGTCAATATCCTCATTTCTTTGAGATAACAGCTGTTTTAGTTTTTTTAAGCAGTAGTTGCGGCAAACAAAAAACAGCCAGGGCTCAAATTTTTCGATGTCATATTTTTTCAAGTCATCTGTGAGTTGCATGAAAATTTCCATCAGTGCATCCTCGCTATCCTGTAAATTTTTCAGATAATTTAGACAAAGTCCGAGCACCTTATGGGCATGGCGCTTGTACAGCGCACCTACAATTGCTTTATCACCACTTTTTTGGTAGGCGAGAATTAATTGTTCATCATTGATTTGTTGATATGGCCTGCGCTGGTGGAACATGTAGTTGCTTTGTTCCAAGCAAAAATATACTTCTAAAAGGATAATTTGATAGTAAAGAAAGATTTTTATTTATCCTTCTATTGGGCTTTCTTTTCTCGTTTAAAAAAGACGAATCCATTCTTGCGCCCAATTTCTTTGACATCTGGCAGCGCTTCCAATGTTTTGGTTTTATTGATTTTGGTGACGATGTATAGGTCCTTGTCAATTGGGCCGTGGAGCAACCATTGGCGTTTTTCATCCCTATTGTCAAAAACAGGATCATTGTCCATGGCTTTATCAAAATAGAAGAGGTTGGCATAAGACTTATACCCTTCTGTCATCATGTAGCAAGCTTCATCCGCTTTGCTGCTAAAAAAATCAATAGCGGCCCGCTGGGAATATCCCTCGATTCTTTTGATGAAAAAAATAAGCGTTAGCATGACAAAGATGGAGGTCCCTCCGAAAAGCAGTTTGAAGGCTTTCCATTTGTCGTTCTTGAACCATTTGAAAAAGAAAAATAGTAGGCCGATGAGTAGCAGACCAGGTATGATTTCGGTTCCATTCCAGTTGACTTGTGCCTCCAGGTTGGCCTGCGCAAAGGGGTCCTTGCTGAATAGCGGTTTGATCAATTCGGTATTCATACCGACAAAGGGTAATACTAGCGTGGCGATGATAAATAAGCTGCCAATACTGATTAAACCAGCCTTCATCCAGGGCAACATTTTAATTTCTCCTCTAATCAGGTGGTAAATCACTACACTGGACAAAAAGCTAAGCGGGAAATAACACATGGAAGAATAATGTACAATCTTAGACTTGACAATAGTGAATAGGATCAACACCACCCAAAACAAATATTTCATCCAGCGCCGAAAATCTTGCTGATAGGCAAACTCATCCGTCGGCATTTTGAAAAAGGAGCGAATCGCAAAAATGGAAGCCGGAAAGCAACCAACCAGCAAAACAGCAAAATGATAACCTGGAAAACCCTTGTGGCCGGCATCTGGGGTGCTGAATAAGCGATATTGGTAACGATTGAATTCCTCAATAAACCATGTCCCATTTTTGAGGGTCTCAATGCCATACCAAGTGAGGGTAACCAGGGTGGAACAAAGCGTGAAAAACAAGAATTGGGGTACCGTTACATAAAAACGAAAGCGCTGATAGACCCAATAGACAAAAAACGTAAGTACGGCTATCATATAAGCCACCTGACCTTTAGTCAATATGCCCATTCCGATAAAAAAGCCGCTCCAAAAAAGGTAAAACCATTTGCTTTTAGGCAAGGCAATCCCTTGAAACTGGTCTTTTTTCCAATAAAAAAGAATGAAATAATAAAGGCCCAGAAAAATAAACAGGTTGAGAATAGGGTCAATGATGCCAGACTTAAAATAGAGAAAAGGGAGAACCGTCCCCATGTAGACGCCCGCCCAAATGACCCCAAACTGATGGTTGTACAAGCGGCGACCAAAGTTGTATAAGATGACCAAGGTCGCTATGCCACAAATCGCATTGGGGAGGCGTGCAGCAAATTCATTGACGCCAAAAAGTTTCATGGCTGCCACCTGGGACCAAAAAAAGAAAGGTGGCTTTTCCCAAAAAGGGTAAAAATCCACAAATACCCGCGTATATTCACCCGTCAGGATCATTTCCCGGCTAATTTCTGCAAAATTGACCTCATCCCAATCAAAGAGGTGAACACCACCCAGAAACGAAACGAAAAAGAGGGCGCCTAATCCTGCGAAGAGGAGTGAATAGTTCAGGGCTTCTTTATTCATGGTTATTTTTTTCTTCGACTGAAGAAGTTCAGCACCTTACTGACGAAATCGTCATTGATTCCCAACCAACCCTTGAGGGTATTGTAAACGGCGATTAACTGCTTGTCGAGATAAATAAAAAGGCTTTTCAAGCCATCTCCGGGCCTAGCCCTATAGTTGGTGGCTCTTTTTTTGGGTGCGGTCTCCTCTTCTGTAAAATAATAAAGGGCAATAGATTTACGTGTCATTTCTTCGGGGCACTGAATGGGTTCAGGCAAGCCATGAAAAGAATCTTCATCCGTATTAAAGACCACACAGCGGTTGAAAATGGGACTGATTTTCTGCTCGCAGCTTTTCATATCACGGGTCCAAAGTTCTAGCTCTCCTTTGTAGTTTGGCAACCAGTCTTCATTCAAATAAACCAAGACATTTACCCGGCGGCGCCAATTTCTTTTGTGTGGATGTACCGTGAAATCAGCGTGGATGTTTAGGTAGCCGCCGCGCCGGCTTTGGTGGAGTCCGCCACCTTCCAGGCTAGGGTCTGGCATCAAGTTAGGAATGCCGGTCAGTTTACTCAGCGCAGCTACAAAAGCATCCGTATTTAAGGTTTTGATCACTTCCTGAAGAAATGGAGGAATTAAATCCATCTTATTGAGTCCGTGTTTTTTTTCATTGACATGGACGTAGTGAATCCAACCTGCGTCTTTTACCTGTGGGAAGGAAGCCATTGCTTTCTCTGCCGCCCAGGGCTCCAGAAAATTGTCGAATTGACCAAAAGGGTAGGGGGACGCGTTTTGGTAAGTTTCATTATACTTTTCAAATATTGCATCCCATTTATTGGTATCGAGGATTTGTGAAGTTGTTTCTTGCTGTACCATACCTGAATTTTTCATGCTTTTAAAGGCAATTTATGTTGGAAATTGCTATTATCCACTGCTCCATTTTTGCAATTGCTGCAACACCGCCCTGAAATCCTTGTGCATCGGTGCTTCTATTGTCATCCATTCATTAGAAACCGGATGGGTAAAACCCAGCTGTTGGGCATGCAAGCTCAGCCGATTCATCAAGGGCCGTTCTTCCTGTTCTTTACCTAGCTGGTAGGAACGTCGCTTTTTGATCGTAGATAGCAAAATGCCTTCTGGGTTGTGGTAGATAGGATCCACTGCTAATGGACAACCGATAGCTTTTAGGTGAACCCGTATTTGATGCGTCCGGCCAGTTTTTATTTCCACCTCCAATAGCGAATAACCTTTGAAGGCAGCCACTACTTTATAGCACGTTAAGGCTGTTTTGCCCGATTTGCTGATGATCATACTCCCTGATCGATTAGGATTAGGGCCAATAGGGCGGTCAATTTCACCACTGTCATAAGGAGGACTACCTTCCACCAAGGCTAAATACTTTTTAACAACAGTTCTATGTTCAAATTGTAAAGAAAGATGGCGATGTGCCTCCTCCGTTTTAGCCATGCATAGCAGGCCACTGGTATCTTTATCTAGTCGATGAACAATATAGCAGGCACCCAATTCTGCATCAAGTAAATCTTTTACATTCGCTAATTCAGGCTTGTAACGATCGGGGATACTCAATAAGCCCGAAGGTTTATTAATCATAACCAATGCGTCGTCTTCAAATAGGATCTCTAATTGATCTTTCTTTTTCATATACTTGTTTAAAAAAGATCTTTAAATCTTTGCTTGCGCTGGGCATAAAACTGCCAGACGATGCTTTTGGGGTATACAGCGCTCAATTTTGCAACCGGCTTTAATTGCACATTTTTAATCAATTGGTTATAGTACAACCGCTTACGCCAAGTAGCGGGAAGTTTTGGTAGGAAGTGCCAATGGGCTTTGAGGATGGAAGATATCAGCGCGAATTTTCCTTGAGAAAGGAATAATACACCGGCCAATCCATCGAGTATTAAGCGGACGGGCACCAACCATAGTATTTTCAGAAATGGGTCGTTTTTGACAATATTGCAAAGGGTGTTCCGGAAATTGAGGTATACTTTCCTTGGCGTATCGTAGTTTAGGGTGCCTCCCCCTACGTGATAGACCACAGATGCGGGGACGGCCTGGATACTGTAACCTGCCCTTTTGATGCGCCAGCAAAGGTCAATTTCTTCTGCATGGGCAAAGTAGTCGGCATCAAAACCGCCAATCTGATGAAAAAGTGGTGCTTTAATAAAAAAGGCAGCCCCACTTGCCCAGAAAATTTCCGACGACTGGTCATATTGCCCTTCATCTTTTTCGAGCATTCCAAAGATTCTTCCGCGACAAAAGGGATAACCAAATTTGTCGATCCAGCCGCCAGCGCCACCAGCATATTCAAATTTATCTTTTTCGGCATAGGACAAAATCTTGGGTTGGCAAACGGCGACCTCCGGGTTCTCCGCAAAAACTTTGAGGATCGGTTTGATCCAATTTGGGGTAACCTCTACGTCGGAATTGAGCAGGATATAATAATCAGCTTCAATTTGCGCTAAAGCCTGGTTGTATCCTTTCGCAAACCCGCCATTTTGATCCAGGTATATTGCTTTAACTTGCTGAAAATGGTCAATAATGTTTTTGGAGTCATCTGTGCTGGCATTATCAGCTACATAAATACTCAACTTTTCGTAATCACTTTCTATTACAAATGGAAGGAATTGTTGGAGGTAATCCCTGCCATTGTAATTCAAAATCACGACGGCGACTTCTGGTAGCGTCCTGGTTGCTTCCAGGCGACTTAGATCAGACTGCTCCCATTTTTCCAGGGCTTGCAAACTCTTTTCTTTGTCTTCTTTTAATTTCTCAGAAAGGGCTTCGAGCCCATCAAACCGAATATCATGACGGATAAAATCGATGAAGTTAACCTTGATGTTTTCCTCATAGAGGTCGCCTGAAAAATTAAATACATTTACTTCAATGCTCTGGTTATGATGGCCGCTTAGGGTCGGGCGATTGCCAATATAGAGCATGCCTCCGTAGCTAGTCTCTTCAATAATGACCTGAACGGCATAAATACCCTGTGGAGGGATCAATTTGTGCTTGTCTTTAACCTGAATATTGGCTGTTGGGAAACCAATGCTTGCACCAATTTTTTGCCCATGAATGACTTTGCCCGATAGCATAAAAGGATGTCCTAACAACCGATAGGCCGACTGGACATCGCCTTTTTCAAGCGCCTCTCGGATTTTAGTAGAACTAACTGCAATGTCTTGAATTTCTTGCTTCTCTATTTCGACAACTTTGTAGGATAGTTGTTCTCCATGCCATTTTAAATAATCAATATTCCCTTGCCTGTTTAAGCCGAAACGGTGGTCGTAACCGATGACGATATAGCTAGGCTTAAATTTCCCCACGAGAAACTGCTGAATATATTCATCTGCGGTAAGTTGGGAAAATTCAACGGTAAATGGAACAATGACGAGATTGTCAATCCCATATCGACGGAAAAGTTCAATCTTCTCCTCTATTGTAGTAAGCAGTTTGAGGCTTTTATCGCGTGGATAAATAACCTGCCTTGGATGTGGATGAAAAGTAATGATTACGCTTTCCCCGTCTACCTTCAAGGCCAATTGTCTGACTTTTTGAATGATCTGCTGGTGGCCACAATGTACGCCATCAAAGGAGCCAATAGTAAGTACGGCCCGTTTATAGTCTGGCAAATGATCTAAATCATGGAATACTTTCATATCGGTGCAAAAGTATACTTTTCAGGAATTTTTAGTGCTTATTTACCCTTGTTTTTACCAAATTCAAAAATGAGGCGCACTAATTATTTTTAGAACCACATTATTTATTTTTTTGTTAGTAGCTTTGAGGCTAATTAGAAAAAAATTATGGAATTAGACAAAAGTGTCATCGTAAAGGCTTTAGCAAAAGTGAAGGACCCGAATTCAGGCCAAAGCATTATTATGGTGAATATGGTGCGAGATTTGACGATTGAAGGAGACAATGTTAGTTTTACCATTGAGTTGCCAACCTTAAATTCTGAGCATAAGTCTGAATTAAATTTTGCCTGCATAGGCGCCATCCAGGAGGTCTACCCATCTGCAAATGTGCACGTCCACCTCATGTCAAACAACCCTGTTGCTCAAAAACCAACGAAGGTTTTGCCGCAGGTGAAAAATGTGATTGCAGTGGCATCGGGAAAAGGTGGTGTAGGCAAATCTACGGTTAGTACCAACCTCGCCCTCGGCCTGAAAAAACTGGGCGCAAAGGTAGGGTTGATGGACGCAGACCTATATGGGCCTTCTATTCCTACGATGCTTGGACTACACGGGCAGCGCCCACAGGTGCAGTCCTTATATGGACAACCCAAAATTGTTCCCTTGGAGGCCTTTGGAATGCCCGTCATTTCCATCGGATTTATCATAGAGCCTGAGCAGGCAGTTGTCTTGAGAGGCCCCCGTTTATCTGGCATCATTAAACAATTCATCAACGATACCATCTGGCCTGAACTAGATTACTTGATCGTCGATCTTCCTCCGGGGACCGGAGACATT containing:
- a CDS encoding bifunctional riboflavin kinase/FAD synthetase; amino-acid sequence: MKVFHDLDHLPDYKRAVLTIGSFDGVHCGHQQIIQKVRQLALKVDGESVIITFHPHPRQVIYPRDKSLKLLTTIEEKIELFRRYGIDNLVIVPFTVEFSQLTADEYIQQFLVGKFKPSYIVIGYDHRFGLNRQGNIDYLKWHGEQLSYKVVEIEKQEIQDIAVSSTKIREALEKGDVQSAYRLLGHPFMLSGKVIHGQKIGASIGFPTANIQVKDKHKLIPPQGIYAVQVIIEETSYGGMLYIGNRPTLSGHHNQSIEVNVFNFSGDLYEENIKVNFIDFIRHDIRFDGLEALSEKLKEDKEKSLQALEKWEQSDLSRLEATRTLPEVAVVILNYNGRDYLQQFLPFVIESDYEKLSIYVADNASTDDSKNIIDHFQQVKAIYLDQNGGFAKGYNQALAQIEADYYILLNSDVEVTPNWIKPILKVFAENPEVAVCQPKILSYAEKDKFEYAGGAGGWIDKFGYPFCRGRIFGMLEKDEGQYDQSSEIFWASGAAFFIKAPLFHQIGGFDADYFAHAEEIDLCWRIKRAGYSIQAVPASVVYHVGGGTLNYDTPRKVYLNFRNTLCNIVKNDPFLKILWLVPVRLILDGLAGVLFLSQGKFALISSILKAHWHFLPKLPATWRKRLYYNQLIKNVQLKPVAKLSAVYPKSIVWQFYAQRKQRFKDLF
- a CDS encoding 2OG-Fe(II) oxygenase, with protein sequence MKNSGMVQQETTSQILDTNKWDAIFEKYNETYQNASPYPFGQFDNFLEPWAAEKAMASFPQVKDAGWIHYVHVNEKKHGLNKMDLIPPFLQEVIKTLNTDAFVAALSKLTGIPNLMPDPSLEGGGLHQSRRGGYLNIHADFTVHPHKRNWRRRVNVLVYLNEDWLPNYKGELELWTRDMKSCEQKISPIFNRCVVFNTDEDSFHGLPEPIQCPEEMTRKSIALYYFTEEETAPKKRATNYRARPGDGLKSLFIYLDKQLIAVYNTLKGWLGINDDFVSKVLNFFSRRKK
- a CDS encoding Mrp/NBP35 family ATP-binding protein, coding for MELDKSVIVKALAKVKDPNSGQSIIMVNMVRDLTIEGDNVSFTIELPTLNSEHKSELNFACIGAIQEVYPSANVHVHLMSNNPVAQKPTKVLPQVKNVIAVASGKGGVGKSTVSTNLALGLKKLGAKVGLMDADLYGPSIPTMLGLHGQRPQVQSLYGQPKIVPLEAFGMPVISIGFIIEPEQAVVLRGPRLSGIIKQFINDTIWPELDYLIVDLPPGTGDIQLSLVQTVPVTGVVMVTTPQEVAVVDAVKAMNMFLLPSVNVPILGVVENMSWFTPKELPNNKYYLFGQGGGKKLAKMSNSILLGQIPLVQDVREAGDAGRPIILSDEPQTQQAIMEVAKNVARQVAIRNEMKGPTEMVKIQNS
- a CDS encoding glycosyltransferase family 39 protein: MNKEALNYSLLFAGLGALFFVSFLGGVHLFDWDEVNFAEISREMILTGEYTRVFVDFYPFWEKPPFFFWSQVAAMKLFGVNEFAARLPNAICGIATLVILYNFGRRLYNHQFGVIWAGVYMGTVLPFLYFKSGIIDPILNLFIFLGLYYFILFYWKKDQFQGIALPKSKWFYLFWSGFFIGMGILTKGQVAYMIAVLTFFVYWVYQRFRFYVTVPQFLFFTLCSTLVTLTWYGIETLKNGTWFIEEFNRYQYRLFSTPDAGHKGFPGYHFAVLLVGCFPASIFAIRSFFKMPTDEFAYQQDFRRWMKYLFWVVLILFTIVKSKIVHYSSMCYFPLSFLSSVVIYHLIRGEIKMLPWMKAGLISIGSLFIIATLVLPFVGMNTELIKPLFSKDPFAQANLEAQVNWNGTEIIPGLLLIGLLFFFFKWFKNDKWKAFKLLFGGTSIFVMLTLIFFIKRIEGYSQRAAIDFFSSKADEACYMMTEGYKSYANLFYFDKAMDNDPVFDNRDEKRQWLLHGPIDKDLYIVTKINKTKTLEALPDVKEIGRKNGFVFFKREKKAQ
- a CDS encoding RluA family pseudouridine synthase; protein product: MKKKDQLEILFEDDALVMINKPSGLLSIPDRYKPELANVKDLLDAELGACYIVHRLDKDTSGLLCMAKTEEAHRHLSLQFEHRTVVKKYLALVEGSPPYDSGEIDRPIGPNPNRSGSMIISKSGKTALTCYKVVAAFKGYSLLEVEIKTGRTHQIRVHLKAIGCPLAVDPIYHNPEGILLSTIKKRRSYQLGKEQEERPLMNRLSLHAQQLGFTHPVSNEWMTIEAPMHKDFRAVLQQLQKWSSG
- a CDS encoding sigma-70 family RNA polymerase sigma factor, with protein sequence MFHQRRPYQQINDEQLILAYQKSGDKAIVGALYKRHAHKVLGLCLNYLKNLQDSEDALMEIFMQLTDDLKKYDIEKFEPWLFFVCRNYCLKKLKQLLSQRNEDIDEINAENFMEFSAEADHNIEEDRLEAISDAINRLKEDQRQCIVLFFFEKKSYKEIEILTSFTINEIKSHIQNGKRNLKIQLAN